The Rhododendron vialii isolate Sample 1 chromosome 6a, ASM3025357v1 genome includes a window with the following:
- the LOC131328442 gene encoding uncharacterized protein LOC131328442: MKKDADLITKNCTWCSLYAAKPECLIVVTSDQGTDWRQVYIDYLREGSLPIERTESATVVRGARRVFLANHGGRLEATCAKVSAVSEVWQLGSCPFRGTALNSCPLSLSHVGHGFGRPIRPTSRKNSWILAATEVCTKWVEATPLKRVTGEAMAAFIKERVICRFGVPKVILSDNGTPFINHHVGSLLDEYMIDHCTSSTYYAQGQRTGGGDKQDSDKDPEKSTSASPFSLVYGAETVLPVELSVPFARMILAMENSMEGRRADLEALEERWVAAALAHGKYWESVACYYNKGGVLRVFKVGDLVWKATTGVMRDLKTPKFTPRWEGPYEVVKDSMSGYYHLARIEDGFRTGAINSRYIKRFYP; encoded by the exons ATGAAGAAGGACGCGGACTTAATCACTAAGAACTGCACGTGGTGTTCCTTGTACGCGGCCAAGCCGGAGTGTCTGATAGTGGTCACCAGCGATCAAGGAACGGATTGGCGGCAGGTCTATATTGATTATCTCCGAGAGGGATCCCTACCTATTGAGCGGACTGAGTCGGCAACGGTGGTCCGCGGGGCGCGACG ggtatttttggccAACCATGGAGGGCGACTCGAAGCGACATGTGCAAAGGTGTCAGCCGTGTCAGAAGTTTGGCAACTTGGTTCATGCCCTTTTCGTGGAACTGCACTTAATTCGTGCCCCTTATCCCTTTCACACGTGGGCCATGGATTTGGTCGCCCAATCAGACCGACCTCGCGGAAGAATAGTTGGATCCTGGCAGCGACCGAGGTTTGTACCAAGTGGGTTGAGGCTACTCCATTGAAGAGGGTCACGGGGGAAGCAATGGCGGCATTCATCAAGGAAAGAGTCATTTGCAGGTTCGGCGTACCCAAGGTGATCCTCTCTGACAACGGAACTCCATTCATTAATCACCATGTGGGAAGCCTCCTTGATGAATACATGATTGACCACTGTACCTCCAGCACATACTACGCGCAGGGGCAACGGACAGGCGGAGGCGACAAACAAGACTCTGATAAGGACCCTGA GAAATCCACCAGCGCTAGCCCCTTCAGTCTGGTATATGGGGCGGAGACGGTTTTGCCTGTAGAACTAAGCGTCCCTTTCGCACGGATGATCCTTGCAATGGAGAATTCCATGGAGGGAAGAAGAGCGGACTTGGAGGCCCTGGAAGAAAGGTGGGTCGCCGCAGCCCTCGCTCACGGAAAGTATTGGGAGTCTGTCGCCTGCTACTATAACAAAGGCGGGGTGCTGCGAGTATTCAAGGTTGGGGACTTGGTCTGGAAAGCGACCACGGGGGTAATGAGAGACTTGAAGACCCCGAAGTTCACGCCCAGATGGGAGGGGCCCTACGAAGTAGTCAAAGATTCCATGAGCGGATACTACCACCTGGCCCGCATAGAAGACGGATTCCGCACGGGGGCCATCAACTCGAGATACATCAAAAGATTTTACCCGTAG